From the genome of Acidobacteriota bacterium, one region includes:
- a CDS encoding DNA methyltransferase produces MNFQAWIAWESLSFPVRMIMPSHYAILCFSKGSPRSLPSLFPSMNDVDAESYIKPLQEFYCVRSSCVASRQRSGSDRTDISDVWYDIHRLKHNSRRVDHPCQLPPLLMRRLFALFTRPHELILDCFNGAGTSTLVAQQMNRGYIGIELSQQYHSIALQRHEQIELGGNPFGKSDIVPIAKNSPVQRLPKQRYEVTKKKLQLDVKRIAHELGHLPNRKEVQANSKFPIEYFDNYFISWGEVCAAARTTGMTELPKDRRPDSDQLELFFDTAKQS; encoded by the coding sequence ATGAATTTTCAGGCTTGGATTGCTTGGGAGAGCCTTAGCTTTCCTGTGCGCATGATCATGCCATCTCACTACGCCATACTTTGTTTCTCAAAAGGTTCTCCGAGATCACTGCCCAGCTTGTTTCCATCCATGAATGATGTTGATGCAGAGTCATACATTAAACCACTTCAAGAGTTCTATTGTGTCCGGTCCTCTTGTGTGGCTAGCAGGCAAAGATCGGGCAGTGACCGAACTGATATAAGCGATGTTTGGTATGACATTCATCGTCTGAAACATAATAGCCGCCGCGTTGACCATCCTTGTCAGCTTCCTCCCCTTCTGATGAGGCGACTCTTTGCGTTGTTTACGCGCCCGCATGAATTGATTCTTGATTGCTTTAATGGCGCGGGAACCTCCACACTCGTAGCACAACAAATGAATAGAGGCTATATCGGAATTGAGCTTTCGCAGCAGTATCACAGTATTGCCTTGCAGCGCCATGAACAGATTGAGCTAGGTGGTAATCCCTTTGGTAAGTCCGATATTGTCCCAATCGCCAAGAACAGCCCCGTACAACGATTGCCGAAACAAAGATATGAAGTTACCAAAAAGAAATTGCAGCTAGACGTAAAGCGAATCGCGCACGAGTTGGGACACCTTCCAAATAGAAAAGAGGTGCAGGCCAATAGCAAGTTTCCAATTGAGTATTTTGATAATTACTTTATAAGTTGGGGCGAAGTGTGCGCCGCAGCGCGTACAACAGGAATGACTGAGTTACCGAAAGACCGAAGACCAGACTCAGATCAACTGGAACTATTCTTTGACACTGCTAAACAAAGCTAG
- a CDS encoding alpha/beta hydrolase, whose protein sequence is MAEPNFERLLIGEFSWKRLIRSMLLIPLLVYVGLLLLAWFYSDSIIFQPPKPGYQDSPEILKLQTRNGTRIAAIFLAHEKAEYTVLYSHGNAEDLGGMRPILEAIRRLGVNVCAYDYPGYGLSDGVASEASTYEAIDAVYDYLINEKQIPASRLISYGHSVGCGVAIDLASRREVAALIAESAFTTAFRVLTRIPLLPFDKFRNLGKLARVQCPVLLVHGKADDIIAFSHSEKLFAAANEPRRLILIDQAGHNDIVIFALNRYPAALRELGINLNHD, encoded by the coding sequence ATGGCTGAACCGAATTTTGAACGCTTGCTGATTGGCGAATTTTCGTGGAAACGCCTGATACGTTCTATGCTGTTAATTCCCCTACTGGTTTATGTCGGATTGCTGCTTCTCGCCTGGTTCTATTCCGACAGCATCATCTTTCAACCGCCGAAGCCGGGTTATCAGGATTCACCGGAAATTTTGAAACTGCAAACCCGCAACGGCACCCGCATCGCCGCGATTTTTCTCGCCCACGAAAAAGCCGAATACACGGTTTTATACAGTCACGGCAATGCCGAAGATTTAGGCGGCATGCGTCCCATTCTCGAAGCCATCCGTCGCCTCGGGGTCAACGTCTGCGCCTATGATTATCCGGGTTATGGTCTGAGCGATGGGGTGGCTTCGGAAGCTTCGACCTACGAAGCCATTGATGCGGTCTATGATTATTTAATCAATGAAAAACAGATTCCCGCTTCTCGCCTGATTTCATACGGTCATTCGGTGGGTTGCGGTGTGGCAATCGATCTGGCATCGCGAAGAGAAGTCGCGGCGCTGATTGCCGAGAGCGCCTTTACCACTGCCTTTCGCGTGTTGACGCGCATTCCGCTTCTACCATTCGATAAATTTCGCAACCTCGGTAAACTTGCCCGCGTGCAGTGCCCGGTTTTACTGGTTCACGGAAAAGCGGACGACATTATTGCTTTCTCGCACAGTGAAAAATTATTTGCCGCCGCCAATGAACCGCGCCGCCTGATATTGATCGACCAGGCGGGGCACAACGATATTGTCATCTTTGCCCTCAACCGCTATCCTGCTGCTTTGCGTGAACTCGGAATCAATCTCAACCATGACTAA
- a CDS encoding TonB-dependent receptor: protein MTNSPMKITRCLALLFLICALAAMSVQGQTSEHGVIKDERGNPIAQARVNLLTSQNIGIQETLTNESGAFSFRAVPAGAYLLKISAAGFQSRQTGLEIKAGEVEPVIIVLGIAQVREEITVTASRGAALSTDKTAQLVLIKEQSEIQERPLPTIGNALEGSTGVLVQQSAPAQVSPFLRGLTGYHVLNLIDGIRFNNSTFRSGPNQYLAFIEPGQAERIELLLGPTGSQYGSDSLGGTINLLTLQPTFSESLRFRGELQTMAASADSGASVSARVNLSGKNFAWIFGGSLRRHNDLRAGQGVDSHQVFHKFFGLSHEQVRQLYGNRQQDTGFSQYGWHSKLALRLRAEQNLTLWYQQSDATDVRGYKDLWGGLGRLQSAFDPQGLRFFYARYDKLKTGFLDSLTGAFSINSQRDGTVRQGLLATGLITRDDSTVNVLGYTLQGTTHLGTHQALNFGGEIYHEKIASRRWETNPLNGNRTARRALYPNGSRYTTTALYVQDSLSLIREKLRAVAGGRFTGIRFRAFADRNLTATGMSLGVVDARQGYEDLTFNSNLIWQARQNLAFNFLVGRGFRAPNLNDLGALGLNDLGFEIPAADAVSSQAFIGVSDGEGVLSSGKAVKPLSPERLFNFEFGLTFRSRKFYSRAHVFDAELQDPIVRRTLVFDATNAPTTLAGIPVTVMAPSAAQRAQGVVNVATAFDARAVKAFVNEGEIRYYGFDWQTAWSLSSGFVVEGNYAYLVGRELNPNRFVRRLPPQHAVLSLRYQPLGSRYWGELSGNFSGRQERLSGGDLTDERIGAARRRRDISDFFNGSLARGLINAGGDGVFGTSDDRFAPTNETLAQIGDRVLPLGAIVNGVKIVDDNTRVPLYVATPGFAVLNLRGGIRLSEQLSVNGGVFNLFDKNYRYHGSGVDAPGRNFFAGLKISF, encoded by the coding sequence ATGACTAATTCACCGATGAAGATAACCCGATGCCTCGCTTTGCTGTTCTTGATTTGCGCGCTTGCCGCGATGAGCGTACAAGGTCAAACCTCAGAACACGGTGTTATTAAAGATGAACGTGGCAATCCGATTGCCCAAGCCAGAGTCAACCTATTGACCTCGCAAAATATCGGGATTCAGGAAACCCTCACCAATGAATCGGGGGCTTTTTCATTTCGCGCAGTACCGGCAGGCGCTTATCTATTGAAAATATCTGCCGCTGGATTTCAGTCGCGCCAAACCGGATTGGAAATCAAAGCGGGGGAGGTCGAGCCGGTAATCATCGTCCTCGGCATTGCGCAGGTGCGCGAAGAAATCACCGTGACGGCATCGCGTGGCGCGGCGCTTTCAACCGACAAAACCGCGCAGTTGGTGTTGATTAAAGAACAGAGCGAAATTCAGGAACGACCCTTGCCAACCATTGGCAACGCGCTTGAAGGCAGCACAGGGGTTCTGGTTCAGCAGAGCGCCCCGGCGCAGGTTTCACCCTTCTTGCGCGGGCTAACCGGCTATCACGTTTTGAATTTAATCGATGGCATTCGCTTCAATAATTCGACTTTTCGTTCGGGTCCCAATCAATATCTGGCTTTCATTGAACCGGGGCAGGCGGAACGCATTGAACTGTTGCTTGGTCCGACGGGTTCGCAATACGGCAGCGATTCGCTTGGCGGCACGATTAACCTGTTGACCTTGCAACCGACTTTCAGCGAAAGCCTCCGTTTTCGCGGCGAGTTGCAGACAATGGCTGCGAGCGCCGATTCGGGGGCAAGCGTAAGTGCCCGCGTCAATCTAAGCGGAAAAAATTTCGCGTGGATTTTCGGCGGAAGCCTGCGTCGTCATAATGATTTGCGCGCCGGACAGGGCGTTGATTCGCATCAGGTCTTTCACAAATTTTTCGGACTTTCCCATGAACAGGTTCGCCAGCTTTATGGCAATCGCCAGCAGGATACAGGATTTTCGCAATATGGCTGGCACAGCAAACTGGCGCTGCGATTGCGCGCCGAACAGAATCTGACGCTCTGGTATCAGCAAAGCGATGCCACAGATGTGCGCGGCTATAAAGATTTGTGGGGCGGCTTGGGGAGATTGCAATCCGCATTTGACCCGCAGGGCTTGCGATTTTTTTATGCGCGATACGATAAACTGAAAACCGGTTTCCTGGATTCCTTGACCGGCGCGTTTTCCATCAATTCGCAACGCGATGGCACCGTCAGACAGGGCTTGCTGGCAACCGGCTTGATTACCCGCGACGACAGTACGGTGAATGTCTTGGGCTACACATTGCAGGGGACGACTCACCTTGGCACTCATCAGGCATTGAATTTCGGCGGCGAAATCTATCATGAAAAAATCGCTTCGAGGCGATGGGAAACCAACCCGTTAAACGGCAACCGCACAGCAAGGCGCGCGCTTTATCCCAATGGTTCGCGGTATACGACCACGGCGCTGTACGTTCAGGATTCCCTGTCGCTGATTCGGGAAAAATTGCGCGCCGTGGCTGGCGGGCGATTTACCGGCATTCGCTTTCGCGCCTTTGCAGACCGCAATCTGACGGCGACCGGCATGAGTCTCGGCGTCGTTGACGCGCGGCAAGGCTACGAAGACTTGACCTTTAATAGCAATTTGATCTGGCAGGCGCGGCAAAATCTGGCATTTAATTTTCTGGTTGGACGAGGCTTTCGCGCCCCGAATTTAAATGATCTGGGAGCCTTGGGCTTGAACGATTTGGGATTTGAGATACCGGCTGCGGACGCGGTTTCGTCGCAGGCGTTCATCGGCGTCAGTGACGGAGAAGGCGTTTTATCGAGCGGCAAAGCGGTAAAACCTTTAAGCCCCGAACGGCTGTTCAATTTTGAATTCGGACTGACGTTCAGAAGCCGGAAATTTTATAGCCGCGCCCATGTTTTCGATGCCGAACTGCAGGACCCGATTGTCCGTCGCACACTGGTATTCGATGCGACGAATGCGCCGACCACGCTTGCCGGAATTCCTGTTACTGTGATGGCACCGTCGGCTGCTCAACGCGCTCAAGGGGTGGTGAATGTGGCGACAGCGTTTGATGCGCGCGCCGTGAAAGCCTTCGTCAATGAAGGGGAGATTCGTTACTACGGTTTCGATTGGCAGACGGCTTGGTCTTTGAGTTCGGGTTTTGTGGTTGAAGGCAACTACGCTTATCTGGTCGGCAGGGAATTAAACCCCAATCGATTTGTCAGAAGATTGCCGCCGCAACACGCGGTTTTAAGTTTGCGTTATCAACCGCTCGGTTCCAGATACTGGGGCGAATTGAGCGGTAATTTTTCCGGGAGACAGGAACGTTTAAGTGGCGGCGACCTCACCGATGAACGCATTGGCGCAGCGCGAAGAAGACGCGATATTAGCGATTTTTTCAACGGTTCGCTGGCGCGTGGATTGATCAATGCCGGAGGCGATGGGGTTTTCGGAACCAGCGACGACCGGTTTGCGCCGACCAATGAAACGCTGGCGCAGATAGGTGATCGCGTGTTGCCGCTTGGCGCAATCGTCAATGGTGTGAAAATCGTAGATGACAACACCCGTGTGCCTCTCTATGTGGCGACGCCGGGTTTTGCAGTTTTGAATTTGCGCGGCGGCATTCGCTTATCTGAACAATTGAGCGTCAATGGAGGGGTGTTTAATCTGTTCGATAAAAATTATCGCTATCATGGCTCAGGCGTCGATGCGCCCGGCAGAAATTTCTTTGCCGGATTAAAAATTTCTTTTTGA
- a CDS encoding PBP1A family penicillin-binding protein: MPNIKAYTTRLGFKPNWFQSFFRRYTFLSLLILSIIAGVMFGATVAYQAGMTQEAKEVEGLANYRPNLVTRVIADDGKTVVGEFSLERRIPITYEQIPDRLKQAILAIEDDRFYQHIGVDPVRVGVAAIKNVFLGRKAEGASTLTQQLARALFLTPEKTYTRKIREILTSLQIERYYTKEQILEMYCNQIFLGGGSYGFEAASQYYFSKSLKDLTLEECAMLAGLPQAPSQYAPTRDLKAAKDRRDIVLYRMREVGYINDEEYKKAKNTEIKLNLSPQQQNNNTIYGYFVEAVRQECDETFGTDELLTGGMNIYTTIDAKAQRDALRAIRKGLHAYEARHGKKWRGNLFNILDKKLGDLNHFTHPDWLGDYIEGEYLFGLITYVDVQKAEVKFGDYTATLTDANTSWAGGSPAKLLKKGDLAVFKVNKVDNNAKKLDVTLDQMPTVDGALVCLDVKTGAVKAMVGGYDFFMRKFNNATQAERQTGSTFKPFIYAAAIENCLKPGDIVSAAPYVDPNTGWSPVNYGGDSGGGAMTLADALKKSVNVVAVRLLAMVGVDKGADMVKRFGLSNPMKRVLPSALGATEEPVIDMVSAYGAFANNGVRVHPHLIDKVTDADGNVKQEWKSESSKVVSPYVAEQMRVLMRGVVTGGTATAIGGSKVLGPRNICGKTGTVNDFTDAWFIGYTPTYSTGVWIGYPGQKKTLGQGEAGGTAALPMWISFMDKFMVGKPNDKYPNAPDRMDKDVESRCDEMADKVRKSNEEAGVGGDGTAVTTTTDDTADDAKSAVKDEEPKPAPRRVPKMEETEPGDRPRKVDDRPKPPPEPAKEPEKKKRGKNG, translated from the coding sequence ATGCCAAATATAAAAGCCTATACAACTCGATTGGGTTTCAAACCGAATTGGTTTCAAAGCTTTTTTCGCCGTTACACATTTCTGTCGCTGTTGATTTTGTCAATCATCGCGGGGGTGATGTTCGGCGCAACCGTCGCTTATCAGGCGGGGATGACACAGGAAGCCAAAGAGGTCGAGGGACTCGCCAATTATCGACCCAATCTGGTGACCCGGGTGATTGCCGATGATGGTAAAACCGTGGTCGGGGAATTTTCGCTCGAACGCCGCATTCCGATTACCTATGAGCAGATTCCCGACCGTTTGAAACAGGCAATCCTTGCCATCGAAGACGACCGCTTTTATCAGCACATTGGCGTAGACCCTGTGCGCGTTGGCGTGGCGGCGATTAAAAACGTTTTTCTCGGTCGCAAAGCGGAAGGCGCATCAACGCTGACGCAACAGTTGGCGCGCGCCCTCTTTCTCACACCGGAAAAAACCTACACCCGAAAAATTCGCGAGATTCTCACCTCTCTGCAAATCGAACGTTACTACACCAAAGAGCAAATTCTGGAGATGTACTGCAATCAGATTTTTCTGGGCGGCGGCTCTTACGGGTTTGAAGCCGCGTCGCAATATTACTTTTCAAAATCCTTGAAAGATTTGACGCTCGAAGAATGCGCCATGCTTGCGGGGTTGCCGCAAGCGCCGAGTCAATATGCGCCGACCAGAGATTTGAAAGCCGCAAAAGACCGCCGCGATATTGTTCTCTATCGCATGCGCGAGGTCGGCTACATCAATGACGAAGAATATAAAAAGGCTAAAAATACCGAAATCAAACTCAACCTCAGCCCGCAACAACAGAACAACAACACGATTTATGGCTATTTCGTCGAAGCGGTGCGGCAGGAATGCGATGAAACCTTTGGCACTGATGAATTGCTCACCGGCGGCATGAACATTTACACGACCATTGATGCCAAAGCCCAGCGCGACGCGCTACGCGCCATTCGCAAAGGACTGCACGCTTATGAAGCGCGTCACGGGAAAAAATGGCGCGGCAATTTGTTTAATATTCTCGATAAAAAATTGGGTGACCTCAACCATTTCACTCACCCGGATTGGCTCGGCGATTATATCGAAGGCGAATACCTGTTTGGGCTAATCACTTATGTTGATGTACAGAAAGCCGAAGTGAAATTTGGCGATTACACCGCAACCCTTACCGATGCCAATACCAGTTGGGCGGGCGGGTCGCCTGCGAAGCTTTTGAAAAAAGGTGACCTGGCGGTTTTCAAAGTCAACAAAGTTGATAACAACGCCAAAAAACTCGATGTCACCTTAGACCAGATGCCCACGGTTGACGGGGCGCTGGTGTGTTTGGATGTGAAGACCGGGGCAGTTAAAGCGATGGTCGGCGGTTATGATTTCTTCATGCGAAAATTCAATAACGCGACACAGGCTGAACGCCAGACCGGCTCAACCTTCAAACCCTTCATCTATGCAGCGGCAATTGAAAACTGTTTGAAGCCCGGTGATATCGTAAGCGCCGCGCCCTATGTTGATCCGAATACCGGGTGGTCGCCGGTAAATTACGGTGGCGACTCAGGCGGCGGCGCAATGACTTTAGCCGATGCCTTAAAGAAATCGGTCAATGTCGTCGCGGTGCGCTTGCTTGCGATGGTCGGCGTAGACAAAGGCGCGGATATGGTCAAGCGTTTCGGATTATCGAATCCTATGAAGCGTGTGCTGCCTTCGGCGCTTGGCGCAACCGAAGAACCGGTGATTGATATGGTGAGCGCCTATGGCGCATTTGCCAACAATGGCGTGCGCGTGCATCCGCATTTGATAGATAAAGTCACGGATGCCGATGGCAATGTCAAACAGGAATGGAAATCCGAAAGCAGCAAAGTGGTTTCGCCATATGTCGCAGAACAGATGCGCGTGTTGATGCGCGGGGTAGTGACCGGCGGCACGGCGACCGCGATAGGCGGCAGTAAAGTTTTAGGTCCGCGCAATATCTGCGGCAAAACCGGAACGGTGAACGATTTTACGGATGCCTGGTTTATCGGTTATACGCCGACGTATTCAACCGGTGTATGGATTGGTTATCCGGGGCAGAAGAAAACCCTTGGGCAGGGAGAGGCTGGTGGCACAGCCGCTTTACCGATGTGGATCAGTTTCATGGATAAGTTCATGGTTGGTAAACCCAACGACAAATATCCGAATGCGCCTGATCGCATGGATAAAGATGTCGAGTCCCGCTGCGATGAAATGGCTGACAAGGTGCGCAAATCGAATGAAGAGGCGGGCGTTGGTGGTGACGGAACCGCTGTAACCACGACCACAGACGACACCGCGGATGATGCGAAAAGCGCCGTGAAGGATGAGGAGCCTAAGCCTGCGCCGCGTCGCGTGCCTAAGATGGAAGAGACTGAACCGGGAGACCGCCCGCGTAAAGTTGATGATCGCCCGAAACCGCCGCCTGAACCGGCGAAAGAACCCGAAAAGAAAAAACGCGGCAAAAACGGATAG
- a CDS encoding HEAT repeat domain-containing protein → MAFIIFLLLAGAVYLWWSKRNSQLNHNEKLYLKRRGYASEEEIGIGSSVTQESRIFSAIESLNDLSPASRQRAAEDIAEMCRQGARDSLVYPALLEALNDSDANVRSAVAEALATVGDARASEALQTRLEIEEALQTRAALQKAITKLQRSTNIE, encoded by the coding sequence ATGGCTTTCATAATTTTCTTACTACTGGCTGGCGCAGTTTATCTCTGGTGGTCAAAGCGCAACAGCCAATTGAATCACAATGAAAAGTTGTATTTGAAACGGCGTGGTTATGCGAGCGAAGAGGAAATCGGCATCGGTTCATCGGTTACGCAAGAATCCCGCATATTTTCAGCCATCGAATCGCTAAACGATTTATCGCCCGCTTCGCGTCAACGCGCCGCCGAGGATATTGCCGAGATGTGTCGGCAGGGGGCGCGCGATTCCCTGGTTTACCCGGCATTGCTTGAAGCGTTGAATGATAGCGATGCCAATGTGCGAAGCGCCGTCGCCGAAGCCTTGGCGACGGTTGGCGATGCGCGAGCCAGTGAAGCCTTGCAAACACGATTGGAAATTGAAGAAGCTTTGCAAACCCGCGCCGCCTTACAAAAAGCCATCACCAAACTGCAAAGGTCTACCAATATTGAATAG
- a CDS encoding AarF/ABC1/UbiB kinase family protein produces MQEQRLNGNEAKRNEPAKVIPFSNESPSPLPLTSKNELAKIETQPLDNTNQKANQPEDHKIGLKGLLRLLKIFLSFALFSMRLLWNRYDWRLRKHFPEADTLHEEGEKLREKLIKLGPTFIKIGQTLATRADLLPVEYIQELTQLQDRVPPFPSEQARRIVEQELHVKIADIFQNFDDAPIAAASLGQVHRAVLQTGQTVAVKIQRPNITEQIEFDLKVLRRITTRLERYPNLIRGLDWTGTLNEFRSTIYEEMDYAQEVRNAEVFKQNFVEWREVYVPRIFAVFSTRRVIVMEFIEGFKVTDVDELEAAGLVPHEIIKLLAKTYFKQLLEDGFFHADPHPGNLRVMRDGRLAFFDFGMVGRMPVELQSKLINAFFHIVEKDVHGLVEDMIRLGFIELKPEEEERFKPVIQGIFDRYLNLKLKDVNFKELTFDLAHVIYEFPFRIPASFTYIVRAIMTLEGIGTQVDPNFNFFEVAKPYAKGFMFKREGRYLLKQLVSGDSGNIEWNKVWKLAKMALKYYWQGENKL; encoded by the coding sequence ATGCAAGAACAACGCCTGAATGGTAATGAAGCGAAGCGCAACGAACCGGCAAAGGTTATTCCTTTTTCCAACGAATCGCCAAGCCCCCTCCCCCTAACCTCTAAAAATGAGCTTGCGAAAATAGAGACTCAACCGCTCGACAACACAAATCAAAAGGCGAATCAACCAGAAGACCACAAAATCGGCTTAAAGGGATTACTGCGTTTACTGAAAATATTTCTTTCCTTTGCGTTGTTTTCAATGCGTTTGCTCTGGAATCGTTACGATTGGCGTCTGCGTAAACATTTTCCCGAAGCCGACACCTTGCACGAGGAAGGCGAAAAACTCCGCGAAAAGTTAATCAAACTGGGTCCGACATTTATTAAAATCGGGCAGACGCTTGCCACCCGCGCAGACCTGCTGCCGGTTGAATACATACAGGAACTCACACAACTGCAAGACCGCGTGCCGCCCTTCCCTTCGGAACAGGCGCGACGCATTGTTGAACAGGAATTGCACGTCAAAATCGCTGACATCTTTCAAAATTTTGATGATGCGCCGATTGCCGCCGCCAGCCTCGGACAAGTGCATCGCGCAGTTTTACAGACCGGACAAACCGTCGCCGTAAAAATTCAACGCCCGAATATCACCGAACAGATTGAATTCGATTTAAAAGTTCTGCGGCGCATCACCACCAGGCTTGAACGCTATCCGAATTTAATTCGCGGACTGGATTGGACAGGAACCCTCAATGAATTCCGCTCGACGATTTACGAAGAGATGGATTACGCGCAGGAGGTTCGCAATGCAGAGGTCTTCAAACAAAATTTCGTCGAGTGGCGAGAGGTTTATGTGCCGCGCATTTTTGCGGTCTTTTCGACGCGGCGCGTCATTGTGATGGAATTTATCGAAGGGTTCAAAGTCACTGATGTTGATGAATTAGAGGCTGCGGGATTGGTGCCGCACGAAATCATCAAACTATTGGCAAAGACTTACTTCAAACAACTGCTTGAAGACGGCTTTTTCCATGCCGACCCGCATCCCGGAAATTTGCGCGTGATGCGCGACGGGCGTTTAGCGTTTTTCGATTTCGGCATGGTCGGGCGGATGCCCGTTGAATTGCAATCCAAACTCATCAATGCCTTCTTTCACATCGTTGAAAAAGACGTTCACGGCTTGGTTGAAGACATGATTCGTTTGGGTTTCATCGAACTCAAACCCGAAGAAGAAGAGCGTTTCAAACCGGTCATTCAGGGAATTTTTGACCGCTATCTGAATTTGAAATTGAAAGATGTGAACTTCAAGGAATTGACCTTCGATTTAGCGCACGTCATTTATGAATTCCCGTTTCGCATTCCGGCAAGTTTCACTTATATCGTTCGCGCCATCATGACTTTGGAAGGCATCGGCACCCAGGTTGACCCGAATTTTAATTTCTTTGAAGTGGCGAAGCCCTATGCGAAAGGGTTTATGTTCAAACGCGAAGGGCGCTATCTGCTTAAACAACTGGTCAGCGGCGATTCGGGCAATATCGAATGGAATAAAGTTTGGAAACTGGCAAAGATGGCTTTGAAATATTACTGGCAAGGCGAAAATAAATTATAA
- a CDS encoding tetratricopeptide repeat protein: MRQKKNSLIGLLMFFALMLVGVQTLAQTDKANQQGNQTALPRINPADVLKSIGRTLPSVGEPQPPENPNAKTPANAEYHFNYGRWLENQYRYLEAEQSYRKAIDIDSSKEVYHIHLGILLFNQQRADDGIKAIQKAIDLAPQTAGWHSLLGYMYARSGKFNEANSEYKKAIDIEPYNAELRAGFGRTLQAQKNTKDAEKEFKRATELEPRNVNWQMAMGVFYFETGKPDKADKFFQTATGLAPKNSAIHNQYGLNLMMLNKFKEAESAFQSAIKLDGDIAVYHNNLAGALYNQKRYPEARNEWLRAVELEPENAQYKRNLATVEAMLGIKKSAS; the protein is encoded by the coding sequence ATGCGACAAAAGAAAAATTCGCTTATAGGTTTGTTGATGTTTTTCGCTTTGATGTTGGTGGGCGTTCAAACACTTGCGCAAACCGATAAAGCCAATCAACAGGGCAATCAAACGGCGCTGCCGAGAATCAATCCCGCAGATGTTTTGAAAAGCATCGGCAGAACCTTGCCGTCGGTTGGCGAACCTCAGCCACCAGAAAACCCCAATGCCAAAACCCCTGCCAATGCCGAATACCATTTCAATTACGGCAGGTGGCTTGAAAATCAATATCGCTATCTCGAAGCCGAGCAGTCCTATCGCAAAGCCATTGATATTGATTCAAGCAAAGAGGTCTATCACATTCACCTGGGGATTCTGCTTTTCAACCAGCAACGGGCGGATGACGGGATAAAGGCAATTCAAAAAGCCATCGACCTCGCGCCACAAACCGCCGGTTGGCATAGCCTCCTGGGTTATATGTATGCGCGCAGCGGCAAATTCAACGAAGCCAACAGCGAATACAAAAAAGCGATTGACATTGAACCCTATAACGCCGAATTGCGCGCCGGTTTTGGGCGCACCTTGCAGGCGCAGAAAAACACCAAAGACGCTGAAAAGGAATTTAAGCGGGCGACTGAGTTAGAGCCGAGAAATGTTAATTGGCAAATGGCGATGGGGGTCTTTTATTTCGAGACCGGTAAACCCGATAAAGCCGATAAGTTTTTCCAAACTGCCACTGGACTTGCTCCGAAAAATTCCGCAATTCACAATCAATACGGCTTAAATTTGATGATGTTGAACAAATTCAAAGAAGCTGAAAGCGCTTTTCAATCGGCAATCAAATTGGATGGTGACATCGCCGTTTACCACAACAATCTGGCAGGCGCTTTGTATAATCAAAAACGCTACCCTGAAGCCCGCAACGAGTGGCTCCGGGCTGTCGAGCTTGAACCCGAAAACGCGCAATACAAACGCAACCTCGCAACTGTTGAAGCAATGCTGGGCATCAAAAAATCCGCCTCCTGA